From the Theobroma cacao cultivar B97-61/B2 chromosome 2, Criollo_cocoa_genome_V2, whole genome shotgun sequence genome, one window contains:
- the LOC18608496 gene encoding serine carboxypeptidase-like 34: MALSKFALCLWLCTSMFLVCTQIFSLELDPQTRALQEADRVISLPSQPPMQVLFQQYSGYVTVDKSNEKALFYWFFEATSKPAQKPLILWLNGGPGCSSVGSGAAQEIGPFLVKEGPTLKFNKYAWNKAANLLFLDSPAGVGFSYSNKSLNVQGDNITALDSYAFLQNWFKRFPQYKSHEFYIAGESYAGHYVPQLADVIFDENKKSAKENYINLKGFIIGNPFLDYETDRRGMYDYAWGHGLISDALYQSIKAKCDFSSQILTQECWDQIFKYNSLYEMIDMFSLYTPTCALNAPSSSGKKLAARSNTVRVSGLFHMIPSAGHDPCTANYATKYFNRPDVQQALHANVTNISRPYILCNSEVGNAWKNSTFSLLPTITKLINGGLRVWLFSGDTDGRLPVTSTRYTLNKLGLNIIEDWTPWYSHREVGGWTVTYEGLTFITVRGAGHQVPMFAPQQSLQIITHFLANKKLPSLAF, translated from the exons ATGGCCTTATCAAAATTTGCCCTGTGCCTTTGGCTTTGTACTAGCATGTTTCTTGTCTGCACACAAATCTTCTCATTGGAACTTGACCCCCAAACTAGGGCACTTCAAGAGGCTGACCGGGTTATATCGCTTCCCAGCCAGCCTCCGATGCAAGTGCTGTTTCAGCAATATTCAGGGTACGTGACGGTTGATAAGAGTAATGAGAAGGCTCTTTTCTATTGGTTTTTTGAAGCCACCAGCAAGCCAGCACAAAAACCCCTTATTTTGTGGCTTAATGGAG GTCCAGGATGTTCTTCTGTTGGATCCGGAGCGGCACAAGAGATTGGACCGTTTTTAGTAAAAGAAGGCCCAACGcttaaatttaacaaatacgCTTGGAACAAAG CTGCAAATTTGTTATTCTTGGATTCTCCTGCTGGTGTTGGATTTTCATATTCAAACAAGAGTCTTAATGTTCAAGGAGACAACATTACAG CTCTGGACTCGTACGCATTTCTCCAAAACTGGTTCAAGAGGTTTCCACAATACAAATCCCACGAATTCTACATTGCAGGTGAAAGCTATGCAG GGCACTATGTACCCCAACTTGCTGATGTAATATTTGATGAGAACAAAAAATCAGCCAAAGAAAATTACATTAATCTCAAAGGTTTCATA ATTGGGAATCCATTTTTGGACTATGAAACCGACCGAAGGGGAATGTATGACTATGCATGGGGACATGGACTCATCTCCGACGCTCTTTACCAGTCAATCAAAGCCAAATGCGATTTTAGCAGTCAAATCCTAACTCAAGAATGCTGGGATCAAATATTCAAGTACAATTCATTGTACGAAATGATCGATATGTTTAGCTTGTACACTCCAACCTGCGCCTTGAATGCCCCCTCTTCCTCTGGAAAAAAACTTGCAGCCCGTTCTAATACCGTACGTGTTTCG GGACTTTTCCATATGATACCAAGTGCAGGCCATGATCCATGTACAGCAAACTATGCAACAAAATACTTTAATCGTCCGGATGTTCAACAAGCATTGCATGCAAATGTAACCAATATATCTCGTCCGTATATCCTCTGCAA TTCTGAGGTGGGTAATGCATGGAAGAACTCAACCTTTTCACTTCTtccaactattacaaagctcATCAATGGAGGCCTTCGTGTATGGCTCTTTAG TGGAGACACGGATGGTAGACTTCCGGTAACCTCAACAAGGTACACATTGAATAAGCTTGGACTAAACATAATTGAAGATTGGACGCCTTGGTACAGCCATAGGGAG GTTGGAGGATGGACTGTTACATATGAAGGATTAACTTTCATAACTGTCAGAGGAGCAGGCCACCAAGTTCCCATGTTTGCTCCGCAGCAATCTCTTCAAATCATCACACACTTCCTGGCCAACAAGAAGCTGCCATCTCTTGCTTTTTAA
- the LOC18608497 gene encoding uncharacterized protein LOC18608497, with the protein MSFLFNKFQDAVRALAKSPTFARDPRKLQFEADINRLFMYTSFNRLGKNADEADAEEIIDMASKASVADQQKQVQENVHFQVQNFCTAMDEILLPDISEPQKSQSDATPSRSGLSFAVGRNGPPSKHPAVPETRPLKRTELSQRLKDSIGYTLDVKPSQIPHNEAGQGLFLNGEANVGAVIAMYPGVIYSPASYRYIPGYPRVDAQNTYLITRYDGTVINAQPWGYGGETRELWDGSTMLDLRPNAEVTEKGLDRFWRVLSNPLNNSQVGSGGEILERRNPLALAHFANHPAKGMVPNVMVCPYDFPLNEKDMRAYIPNVSFGNTEEANMRRFGSFWFRSWGSRNSGSDAPVLKTLVLVATMALCDEEVLLNYRLSNSKRRPLWYTPVDEEEDRRRWS; encoded by the exons atgtcttttctttttaacaaaTTCCAAGAT GCTGTGAGAGCCCTTGCAAAGAGTCCCACTTTTGCTAGGGACCCAAGGAAACTCCAATTTGAAGCCGACATCAATCGCCTTTTCATGTACACCAG TTTCAATCGTTTGGGGAAGAATGCGGATGAGGCAGATGCAGAGGAGATCATTGACATGGCTAGTAAAGCCTCTGTTGCTGACCAACAGAAGCAAGTTCAAGAAAACGTTCACTTTCAAGTTCAAAACTTCTGCACTGCTATGGATGAAATTCTTCTTCCTGATATCAGTGAGCCACAGAAATCGCAATCAGATGCTACACCTTCCCGAAGTGGTCTTAGCTTTGCTGTTGGAAGGAATGGCCCACCTTCTAAACATCCTG CTGTTCCTGAGACAAGGCCATTAAAACGCACTGAACTCTCACAGAGGTTGAAGGATTCCATTGGCTACACGCTTGATGTCAAACCATCTCAAATACCCCACAATGAAGCTGGACAAGGTTTATTTTTGAATGGTGAAGCTAATGTTGGAGCCGTCATTGCAATGTACCCTGGTGTTATATACTCCCCAGCTAGTTACCGATACATTCCTGGATACCCAAGAGTTGATGCGCAAAACACATATCTGATCACAAGATATGATGGGACTGTAATAAATGCCCAACCATGGGGTTATGGGGGTGAAACACGTGAATTGTGGGATGGCTCAACAATGCTAGATTTGAGGCCCAATGCAGAAGTGACAGAGAAAGGTTTGGACCGGTTCTGGAGAGTGCTTAGTAATCCTTTGAATAACTCACAAGTGGGGAGTGGTGGTGAGATTTTGGAGCGTAGAAACCCTCTAGCTTTGGCTCATTTTGCCAATCACCCTGCTAAAGGAATGGTCCCAAATGTGATGGTTTGCCCTTACGACTTCCCACTGAATGAAAAAGACATGAGAGCTTATATTCCAAATGTATCATTTGGAAATACAGAAGAAGCAAATATGAGGAGATTTGGCAGCTTTTGGTTCAGATCATGGGGTTCGAGAAATAGTGGGTCAGATGCTCCTGTTTTAAAGACACTTGTTCTGGTGGCTACTATGGCACTTTGTGATGAAGAAGTGCTGCTGAACTACAGGTTAAGCAACTCAAAGCGAAGACCATTGTGGTATACTCCTGTGGATGAAGAGGAGGATAGAAGGAGATGGAGCTAA
- the LOC18608498 gene encoding serine carboxypeptidase-like 35, whose translation MAKLSTRFFLCYLLLILVPIFAQSRQPYGEEEVRQKEVDRVTNLPGQPPVNFRHYAGYVKLRPQNQKALFYWFFEAQDGAALKPLVLWLNGGPGCSSVAYGAAQELGPFLVRSKGTRLTFNKFSWNKVANMLFLEAPVGVGFSYTNNSEDLRTLGDQITAADSYSFLINWFKRFPNFKSHDFYIAGESYAGHYVPQLAELIYEKHKGSSKDSYINLKGFMIGNAAINDQTDTLGLVDYAWSHAIISDQLYNKINKDCGFKQSSNQTADCAQHLGGFMEAYSDIDIYSIYTPVCLNSPGRTYPKLLVAPRLLTQHDLWHKLPSGYDPCTEDYVEKYFNQKDVQTALHANVTKLPYPYTTCSGAIRDWNDSPDTVLPTIQKLLKAGLRIWIYSGDTDGRVPVTSTRYSINKMGLKVKEEWRAWFHKSQVAGWVETYEGGLTLATVRGAGHQVPVFAPDQSLSLFTHFLNANTLPSSRF comes from the exons ATGGCAAAGCTAAGCACCCGCTTTTTCCTATGCTATCTTCTACTCATTCTCGTTCCCATCTTCGCCCAAAGCAGACAACCTTACGGTGAAGAAGAAGTGCGGCAGAAAGAGGTTGACAGAGTCACGAACTTGCCTGGACAGCCACCCGTGAACTTTAGGCACTATGCAGGGTACGTGAAACTCCGACCTCAAAACCAGAAAGCCTTGTTCTACTGGTTTTTTGAAGCCCAAGATGGAGCCGCTCTCAAGCCACTTGTTCTTTGGCTCAATGGAG GACCTGGCTGCTCATCAGTGGCCTATGGAGCTGCACAAGAACTTGGTCCATTCCTTGTTCGAAGCAAAGGAACTCGGCTTACCTTTAACAAATTCTCTTGGAACAAAG TTGCAAATATGCTGTTTTTGGAGGCACCAGTTGGCGTTGGATTTTCGTATACCAACAATTCTGAAGATTTACGTACACTTGGTGATCAAATTACAGCTGCTGACTCTTACTCATTCTTAATTAATTGGTTCAAAAGGTTTCCAAACTTCAAATCCCATGATTTTTACATTGCTGGAGAGAGCTATGCTG GTCACTATGTTCCCCAGCTGGCTGAACTCATTTATGAGAAACACAAAGGATCTAGCAAAGACTCGTATATTAATCTCAAGGGATTCATG ATTGGAAATGCTGCCATCAATGATCAAACAGACACCTTAGGCCTCGTTGATTATGCTTGGAGTCATGCGATCATCTCAGACCAACTTTACAATAAGATAAACAAGGACTGTGGTTTTAAACAAAGTAGTAACCAAACAGCCGACTGCGCTCAACATTTGGGAGGGTTCATGGAAGCTTATTCTGACATTGACATATACAGCATCTACACTCCTGTTTGCCTTAATTCTCCCGGAAGAACCTATCCTAAACTCCTAGTTGCTCCTCGTCTCCTAACACAACAT GACCTCTGGCACAAGCTACCATCAGGCTACGATCCATGCACAGAAGACTACGTGGAGAAATATTTCAACCAAAAAGATGTTCAGACTGCCCTGCATGCTAATGTCACCAAGCTTCCTTATCCCTACACTACATGCAG TGGTGCAATCAGGGATTGGAATGACTCTCCCGATACAGTGTTGCCCACCATTCAAAAACTCCTAAAAGCTGGCTTGCGTATTTGGATTTACAG TGGGGATACTGATGGGAGGGTGCCAGTGACATCAACGAGGTACAGCATAAACAAAATGGGGTTGAAAGTAAAAGAAGAGTGGAGGGCATGGTTCCATAAAAGCCAAGTGGCTGGATGGGTAGAGACCTACGAAGGAGGCCTGACGTTAGCCACGGTACGCGGTGCGGGCCATCAAGTCCCGGTCTTCGCTCCTGATCAGTCCCTTTCTCTCTTCACCCATTTTCTCAATGCCAACACCTTGCCATCTTCACGCTTCTAG
- the LOC18608499 gene encoding cytochrome P450 86B1, giving the protein MQYPLISCHSKTMIDPSTNLTSSSSSLSSDDSHGGNFVSRRLFFLQDVHILEIFLALLVFVVIHSLRQKRRYGLPVWPFLGMLPSLVSGLQANMYEWVSDILCQQNGTFKFRGPWFSSLNCVVTADPRNLEHLLKTKFSVFPKGPYFRDTVRDLLGDGIFSADDETWQRQRKTASIEFHSAKFRQLTTESLLELVHARLLPVLENAVNKSISIDLQDILLRLTFDNVCMIAFGVDPGCLHSGLPEIPFARAFEDATEATVLRFVTPTCIWKAMRYLDLGTEKKLKRSIKGVDKFAEEVIRTRKKELALQSEDKKQRSDLLTIFMRLKDEQGKPFSDKFLRDICVNFILAGRDTSSVALSWFFWLLEKNPMVEEKILAEISRIINEREEMKDEEAKSRLVFRPEEIKKMDYLQAALSEALRLYPSVPVDHKEVVEDDVFPDGTVLKKGTKVIYAIYAMGRMEAIWGKDCREYKPERWLRDGRYMSESAYKFTAFNGGPRLCLGKDFAYYQMKFAAASIIYRYRVKVVKDHPVAPKLALTMYMKHGLNVNLIKRDESELQNYLKTHN; this is encoded by the exons ATGCAATATCCCTTGATTTCCTGTCATTCCAAGACCATGATCGACCCTAGCACCAATCTAACTTCCTCCTCTTCCTCCCTTTCCTCCGATGATAGTCACGGTGGAAACTTTGTTTCCCGGCGGCTGTTTTTCTTACAAGATGTTCATATTTTGGAGATATTTCTTGCTCTTTTAGTCTTTGTTGTTATACATTCCTTGAGGCAAAAAAGACGTTATGGCCTGCCTGTGTGGCCATTTCTAGGCATGCTACCATCGTTAGTGTCCGGTCTCCAGGCTAACATGTACGAGTGGGTTTCTGACATACTTTGCCAGCAAAATGGGACTTTCAAATTCAGAGGTCCTTGGTTTAGTAGTCTCAATTGCGTTGTTACTGCTGATCCTAGGAACCTTGAACATCTTCTCAAGACAAAATTCTCTGTTTTCCCCAAAGGGCCCTATTTCCGTGACACCGTTCGTGATCTCCTCGGAGACGGAATATTTAGTGCAGATGATGAAACCTGGCAAAGGCAAAGGAAAACAGCGAGCATTGAGTTCCACTCGGCTAAGTTCAGGCAATTGACCACTGAGTCATTGCTGGAGCTTGTTCATGCCAGGCTCTTGCCTGTCTTGGAAAATGCAGTGAACAAATCAATCTCCATTGATCTCCAAGATATCTTATTGAGATTAACTTTCGATAACGTTTGCATGATAGCCTTTGGGGTTGACCCCGGGTGCCTGCATTCTGGGTTGCCTGAAATACCATTCGCCAGAGCCTTTGAGGACGCAACGGAGGCCACGGTGCTGCGATTCGTTACGCCAACATGTATATGGAAGGCCATGAGGTACCTTGATTTGGGGACCGAAAAGAAGCTGAAAAGATCGATAAAGGGCGTGGACAAATTTGCTGAAGAAGTAATTAGGACAAGGAAAAAGGAACTCGCCTTACAAAGTGAAGACAAGAAGCAGAGATCAGACTTGTTAACGATATTCATGAGGTTGAAAGATGAGCAGGGAAAGCCTTTTTCGGACAAGTTCCTGCGTGATATTTGTGTGAACTTTATACTTGCTGGAAGAGATACTTCTTCAGTGGCATTGAGCTGGTTTTTCTGGTTGCTGGAAAAGAATCCAATGGTGGAGGAAAAAATTCTTGCAGAGATAAGCAGAATTATTAATGAAAGAGAAGAGATGAAAGACGAAGAAGCAAAAAGTCGGTTGGTGTTTAGACCAGAGGAGATAAAGAAGATGGATTATTTGCAAGCTGCATTATCAGAGGCTCTGAGATTGTATCCTTCTGTCCCTGTGGATCACAAAGAG GTTGTCGAAGATGACGTATTTCCAGATGGAACAGTGCtaaaaaaaggaacaaaagtAATTTATGCAATCTACGCAATGGGAAGAATGGAAGCCATATGGGGAAAAGACTGCAGGGAGTATAAACCAGAGAGATGGCTAAGAGATGGCAGGTACATGAGCGAGTCAGCCTACAAATTTACTGCCTTCAATGGAGGTCCGCGGCTGTGCTTAGGAAAAGATTTTGCTTATTATCAGATGAAGTTTGCTGCTGCCTCAATCATATACCGTTACCGCGTGAAGGTGGTGAAAGATCATCCTGTTGCACCAAAACTTGCCCTGACCATGTACATGAAGCATGGGCTTAATGTGAATCTAATCAAGCGCGATGAATCAGAGCTTCAAAACTACCTAAAGACACATAATTAA
- the LOC18608500 gene encoding uncharacterized protein YpgQ, with protein MASRDAVKRAEHLVERAMKGNDASHDAAHVWRVRDLALSLAREEGLSSNHHSMEIVELAALLHDIGDYKYLRDPSEEKLVENFLEEEGIEDSKKIKILNIIKGMGFKDELSGLGNHEFSPEFGVVQDADRLDAIGAIGIARCFTFGGNRNRVLHDPAIQPRLDLSKEQYMKKEEQTTVNHFHEKLLKLKDLMKTKAGQRRAEKRHKFMEEFLKEFYEEWDGRA; from the exons ATGGCGAGCAGAGACGCGGTGAAAAGGGCGGAGCACCTGGTGGAGAGAGCAATGAAAGGGAACGACGCCTCCCACGATGCCGCGCACGTGTGGAGGGTCAGGGACCTCGCTCTCTCCCTCGCAAGAGAGGAAGGCCTCTCCTCCAACCATCACTCCATGGAAATC GTAGAGCTAGCTGCACTTCTCCATGATATAG GTGATTACAAATACTTGAG GGATCCATCTGAGGAGAAACTTGTCGAGAATTTTCTTGAGGAAGAGGGCATAGAGGACAGCAAAAAGATAAAGATATTAAACATCATAAAGGGAATGG GTTTTAAAGATGAACTTTCAGGGCTTGGAAACCATGAGTTTTCCCCCGAATTTGGGGTTGTGCAAGATGCTGATCGTCTTGATGCAATTGGTGCTATAG GAATTGCTCGCTGCTTTACTTTTGGTGGAAACAGAAACAGAGTTCTTCATGATCCAGCCATCCAGCCACGATTAGACTTATCCAAGGAACAGTACATGAAAAAGGAGGAGCAGACTACCGTGAATCATTTCCATGAGAAGCTTCTCAAGTTAAAGGATTTGATGAAAACTAAG GCTGGGCAAAGGAGGGCTGAGAAAAGGCACAAGTTCATGGAGGAATTccttaaagaattttatgaaGAGTGGGATGGGAGGGCTTGA